The following proteins are co-located in the Palaemon carinicauda isolate YSFRI2023 chromosome 30, ASM3689809v2, whole genome shotgun sequence genome:
- the LOC137623463 gene encoding craniofacial development protein 2-like, with product MKTMKKCNVIDEIPERDMKIVIGDFNSKVVRNNQGIENLMGVGGLGEVANENEAHFHKFLFNKNLVIGGTLTQHKDIHKYTWTSLCGNYKVQIDHIPISKKRRSTLKNTKSYRGVDIGCDHQLHIATLKLKLKTPKRIINRIPRFDTTKLLEDIQRETFLIEYKNRFAVLETLRGEE from the coding sequence atgaagacTATGAAGAAATgcaatgtaatagatgagatcccggagagagatatgaaaattgtgattggtgacttcaactCTAAAGTTgtgaggaataatcaaggtatagagaaccTGATGGGTGTTggtggtcttggcgaagttgctaatgaaaatgaagcacattttcataagtttttgttcaacaaaaatcttgttattggaggtactcttacccagcacaaggacatccacaaatatacatggacttcactatgtggcaattacaaagtTCAAATAGATCACATACCCATTAGTAAAAAGAGAAGAAGTACTCTGAAAAATacaaaaagctatagaggtgtagatattggctgtgatcaccagctccacattgccacactgaaattaaaactgaaaacacccaaaagaattataaatagaatacctaggtttgatacaactaagcttctagaagatattCAGAGAGAAACCTTTTTAATTGAatataagaatcgatttgcagtcttagagactttaagaggtgaagagtag
- the LOC137623462 gene encoding cuticle protein 19-like, with protein MVSKVILVVLGLAALVAADDSFERYRYAAPRLSSASRESFESFESGEAKYNFNWAVSDDSSSNEFGHQEARDGDNTQGSYYVQLPDGRLQKVSFHVDGDDGYIAEVTYSGEAQFPDSSSASFESREAPRRTYYAPDSNESK; from the exons GTTATCTTGGTTGTGTTGGGTTTGGCTGCCCTGGTTGCTGCTGACGACAGCTTCGAAAGATACAGATATGCTGCACCAAGA ctTTCCTCCGCCTCTCGGGAATCCTTCGAATCCTTCGAGTCCGGTGAAGCCAAATACAACTTCAACTGGGCTGTCAGCGACGACTCCTCCAGCAACGAATTCggacaccaggaagcccgtgatggagacaacactcagggatcctactacgtccagCTCCCCGACGGTCGCCTCCAGAAGGTGTCCTTCCACGTTGATGGCGACGATGGATACATCGCTGAAGTCACCTACTCCGGTGAGGCTCAGTTCCCCGACTCCAGCTCCGCTTCTTTCGAGTCTCGTGAGGCTCCCAGGAGGACCTACTATGCTCCCGACTCCAACGAATCCAAGTAA